The DNA region tgttgtgtatcagTTGGAGAAGTTGTAACTGATTcacctgtagttgtgttgtgctgagttgtgttgttgtgcattgtGTCGTCAGTAGAAGTTGTAACTAATTcacctgtagttgtgttgtgttgtgtatcagTTGGATAAGTTGTAACTGATTcacctgtagttgtgttgtgttgtgtatcagTTGGAGAAGTTGTAACTGATTcacctgtagttgtgttgtgttgtgtatcagTTGGAGAAGTTGTAACTAATTCacttgtagttgtgttgtgtattgttgTATCAGTTGGAGAAGTTGTAACTAATTcacctgtagttgtgttgtgttgtgtatcagTTGGAGAAGTTGTAACTAATTcacctgtagttgtgttgtgttgtgtatcatTTGGAGAAGTTGTAACTAATTcacctgtagttgtgttgtgtattgtgtCGTCAGTAGAAGATGTAACTAATTCacttgtagttgtgttgtgtattgtgtCGTCGGGATAAGATGTAATTGATTcacctgtagttgtgttgtgctgagttgtgttgttgtgcattgtGTCGTCAGTAGAAGTTGTAACTGATTCACCTGtacttgtgttgtgttgtgtatcagTTGGAGAAGTTGTAACTGATTCACCTGtacttgtgttgtgttgtgtatcagTTGGAGAAGTTGTAACTGATTCACCTGtacttgtgttgtgttgtgtatcagTTGGAGAAGTTGTAACTGATTCACCTGtacttgtgttgtgttgtgtatcagTTGGAGAAGTTGTAACTGATTcacctgtagttgtgttgtgttgtgtatcagTTGGAGAAGTTGTAACTGATTcacctgtagttgtgttgtgttgtgtatcagTTGGAGAAGTTGTAACTGTTTcacctgtagttgtgttgtgttgtgtatcagTTGGAGAAGTTGTAACTGATTcacctgtagttgtgttgtgttgtgtatcagTTGGAGAAGTTGTAACTGTTTcacctgtagttgtgttgtgttgtgtatcagTTGGAGAAGTTGTAACTGTTTcacctgtagttgtgttgtgttgtgtatcagTTGGAGAAGTTGTAACTGATTcacctgtagttgtgttgtgttgtgtatcagTTGGAGAAGTTGTAACTGATTcacctgtagttgtgttgtgttgtgtatcagTTGGAGATGTAATTGTTTCTGCGGTGAAGCGCGTTGTGTCAGTTGATGGAGGTGTTAAAGGTCTGATTGTCGTTACATTATACATTGTTGTGTGACTAGAAGTTGTGACTGCTTCAGCTGTAGTTATGTTGTACAGCTTAGTAAGATCTGGAAGTGTAGCTGTGGGCGTGTTGAGTTGTGGGTCATTGctacttttgtgttgttgtgttgtggtggtCTTTGCGCCGTGGGTCAACAACGGGTCGTCCTGTGAGGCTGTTCCAAGGATCGCCCCGTCTGTTGCCGTGGTGACGGGTCGGGCTGTGTGGCCCTCTGGGAGGCAGCTGTCAGCCACAGTAACACAATTACAACAACGTCACACaatttcacagcagcagatcaACTTTCTGGGAAAATGCTTCCCCGGTCACAGTTTCATCTCGGCCTCATGCCTGGATGGAACGTGGACGGTTGTGTAGCTTAGCGAGCTGAGctacacaaagaaacaaactaacaaacaaacaaaaaaaaaacaacaacaacaacacaaacattacacATTTACCATCTCGTGTCTGCAGAGTGAGTTTggcagacagcagacagaagtGGCTTCTCAGATGACGCAGGACGGCCGCACATCACTGAGAGCAGCaaaattcattcaattattaTCCCATAACAAGGAAAATATGCTGCCATGTCGCACACTGTGTGACGTCTTGTGTGCGACATCTCAAGTACGACAATGCAGCTGCACAACAAAGATGcagtgggtgtctgtgtgttttggtaCTTGCCCCTGCAGGAATCTGGATGACGCTTTCCTGCCTGGTTGGGACTTTTGGACACCACGAGAAAGCTGGTAGATGGAGAAGATGAtaagctacacacacacacacacacacacacacacacacacacagcacacaaccacaaaaaaagaacacaaaggtGCTGCTCACCATTTATTATCCGAGTGCCGGTTAGACTGACACATGGAAGGTTTGCACGGATGGTTACGGTTGCTGGAGGAGTCCTCACACACACCTACTGATAAAATCATCGTTAGTGTGCGTCTGTCTGTCAGCGGCCTGCTGTGTGggacatttgtgtgtctttgtacaGGTGTTTTGAATGTATTTGGATATGGTCTAAGAAACACAGGAACACAGTGTgcgtttcatttttcatctctctttATGTGTGCATTTTCACGCGTGCTCACCGTAATTCTCACACACCAAATCGACCTGGCCGGGTTTCTGCAGCTTATCGCAAATTCTTTCCCTGGAAAAGtgcagaaagataaataaataaataaataaacacgtCGCACTTCTGCGAGGGAGCGTCTGTCTGCAGTTCGATACTTCCTCACATGCTTTTTACCTCAACTTCCCCACGTTGTCACAGGTGACGGTGAAATTGACtgcctgcagagaggaagacagaaatgttttatctgAAAAGAGGAAAGATGTCTCTTCTTACTTAGCTGGCTAAGCAGAGCGAGAGATGCGTCGAGGAGAGGATTTGCTTCTGACACTCAAGCTGTTAAATTCATGGCGCGATGATGAAACGATTTAAGAAAGTCAGCAGAGAGGATGAGGGGAGGTTTTAAGGATTTTCACTCACATCCAGAAATGCTGCATCTTTTGTGTCCTTCGCGCTCAGCAATATCCAAAAATAAGCATctgcagaaagaaataaaattgtaGGTGCATACACAAGCAAAACACTGATGGGCACAACGGGGAACATTTCCCACCTGCATCAGAACAAAGTTGGCTGAGATCACAGTGTGATGACTGGGAACCTAAAAGAATcgtgaaaactgttttttttaagcaaatttaatattaaaaacacataaaagctAACTTTAGGAATCATGTCGTCTTTACAGCACTATCAGTATGTTTTATAGATGTGATTTGTCGGGTAGGCAAAGTTTTCAGAGcaatgcagctgaaataattagatcattcatttaaagtgaGTGTTACCAGGTAGGTTTTGGTTTTGGGGGCTTTGTCTTCCACTCTGTCCAGGTGGAACTCCTGCAGCTGAAACAATAAATTCAGTCATTAAGGGTTTACCAAAAAAGCTTTATCCACAAGCTACAGAGTACAAGTTGGTCTTTACCGTCAACTCAACGTCAAAGGTTGAAGCCAAATTTCAAAGTTTCATATCTATCATGACATGAAACCTGTCAAGTTTTATTCGAATGAACACAAACCCAATTTTACAGCCTCCCATACGAGCACATGCACCGTGCGCACGCATCAGTCACCTGGCAACATACCGTTAGAAGCTCTTCTGTGGCGTCTCAACCGTCTGCGGTCTACAACACACATAAAAGCATGCAGCATTCAACATTCTGCATGctctacacacatgcacaactaCTGCAGAGAAATGACAGGGTTAGTTCTCACGTTAGTGAAACACACTgtgcgttgttgttgttgttgactttcCCCTGAATGTCTCAGGAccttcacacactcacacgtgcATTAGTCACAATAGTCGCATTATTGTCTACTAAAGCAACGCAGCATCGATCTGGAAACTTTGGAGGGAACTGAAATATGACCGGATGACAGATGATCTGCCTGTTACAGTATCTATTGactattattcattcattcattcattcattcattcattcattcatagatGAAAATGCTTCATTCTACGTAAGGAACGTAAACTAAATAGTCAATATTTAactcgtcttttttttttttttttttttttacatatggCACTTGTTAATTATCtcagcatattttttttatatctgtgtgATACTGATCTTGTGTCATTTTGCACAGTCATATCAATAAAGgttaatttaaaagaaaaagaagaaagagcaggCTCTAAAAACACACTATAGTCAAGCAGGATGAGATGCATGCATGAGAGATTACCCTGCATGctcttttaaatgcagttaGAAAAGTCTATCCAGCTCGATCAAAGCTGAATCGGTACCACCGAGCTGCACTCGAGGTAAAGACCAGTTTAGGTTCGTCTCTCTCACCACACAGAAGGTAAGGGTCTCTTTGTCTGGCACTCGGACTGGTCACGCCCCAGTACCGAGCGTCCCATCCAATCACGGTGCCGTCCTCACAGAGGTCGTGGTTGTCCAAGTCGGGCCACATCCTGAACAGGTACAGCTCCACTTCCCCAAGCTTGGCCCCCGGGGGTCTGTCTCTGGGGCGACAGCCCAGCCACAGGGAGCCGGAGGGGGGGATGGCCTGAGCGATGACAGTCCTCTCAGCCACTGTTTTCCCATCAACCTGGGACATTCGCACACAATAATATGGAAAGAGAGCTCCAATAGTGTGACAGAGCTTTTAAGTCAATGGCTGAAACAACATTCGCACATTCACATGATCATACATGTTTTAAAGAAGCCCCGAAGTTATCCAAATctatgcaaaaaagaaaaaccaaatgaCCTCCAGATTTGGCTAATCCTTGTTTTGTCTGCAAATATATTTGGTTTTGGAGCAACACGTTTGACTGGTTACTCTCTGATAATGTTAACCAtaactgctttaaaaaaaaaaaaaaaatctagataaTGGCAGCTGTGGTTAGCTTTGACAGCTTACTTCTTAGTGTAAGCAAAATACAGCTCATGAATTTACCAgtaaattacaattacaattttgaTTCCAATGCAGGATTTTCTTACTCATATGACTGATCTGAATCAGTATTTTCCCACTGAGCTCACAGTACTAACGCACAACAACTACCTCCAGGCTGAAGGAGTTGTGCAGTACGTCCCTCCTCAGACACACCCTGTGCCAGTGAGTCAGGGACAGTTGGAGAGGAAATCGGTGTCGGACCCTCAGAAGCCACCCGTACAGAGCGTCGTCGTCTCCCTCCAGGCCCAGCTCAGGTCTCGGAGCGTGAACGGAGCTGTAAGAGAAGGCCACCCACGGTCCTGGGGCCACCACACGgatgtccacacacacagtcatcttAAAGAGCAGCGGCATGGCGGCCCTGTCCTGCAGGGTCCAGTGGTTCTCACAGCCGTTTAATACTGCTTTAGTGTCTCCCAGGAAAAAGCCAAATGCtagaaaaagggaaaggaaacCAGCTGTGAGGGTTTGATTTTACTGCATGGCTGCTCGTTAGCCCGAAATAGTTTACATTTAGgataaaaggaaaaactaaagtCTGAATCAGCTTTAAGACAGTCTATAGCTCCTATAGCAACAATTTCAcctaaatctgtttattttaaatttgattcaTGACAGGCTGACATTGAAATAGATCAACAAGTGCTTGCGTGGCATTTGAAGCTTGAATGAGAGCATGGGAATTTCCAGAATTATTCAAAGCTCATGACCTCTCTTGCATTTAAGGTATTTCAAAGTATTTGATTTCTGGTCAGGGGTTTGAATAACGTAAACATGCTAACTGATTGGGTATTTTCACacaatgaatattttaaatctcTGTGCCGCCTTTAAAAGTAACTACCTGTTGGTGCCGGCAGCAAAAGCCAGATGACTAGAAAGAAATGGCATGTCCATGTCTTCTGTCCTTTGGGGCCAAACATCCTGCTGGGAAAAACAGATGACAAATTTAGATTAAATGAGACATCCTCTCTTGTTGGTTCAATATTTAACTACTTCCCCTTTgcgtttattattattactcagGTTTTACAGCTAGTGTCAAACATCCAAATGTGATTTCAGCTTCCAAAATTTAAATGATCTCTTTTTAGATGTAGACACGACACATTCACAGCATATCTTTGTTCTGCTGTGGGATTACAGAGAACTTGTCCTTCACAGCTGGTACACTAAAGCAATGTAATATATCTGTGGCTTTGTGTGCGCTGAGGGTTTGACTCCAGGGCAGGGGTGGACACAGCAGACTGGGTTACAACTTATTGTTGTATGTGTCTTTATGTTGTTGATACACCTCAGTTCACACCTTAAAAATTTAGATACTGCACCtcgacacacaacacaaaacgtGCATTTTCTTATGGTGCTGCCAAAAAAGAGATGTGAAGCATCAACgggataaaaaacaaaaataacacaaaatgcaCTTTTGTCTCTATGTTGACTGTTGTCATGTCGTGACTAATCTGTATTTTAGTTATGTAATCTGTTATTTATATCATTTTACTGTCCCTGCAACAGAGTAAACCATAACCTTGACAAATTATGATTACCGTCGTCTTGGTCTCCACCACCTTTTGTGGGAAATAAACTCTTCATCTGATAAATACTGATAAAACCACTGACACATATCTTACTGCTACAAATCTTTCTGctataaatctgttttgttcttGCTGTTCATTACTAATAGTGGaaataaatgctaaaaatgGGGAACTTGAGAGGAAGTGCTTACCATATTCAACGCATTGAATTTAGGGCAACCTTATGACATTAATTTTAAACTTCACCTCAACCCTGTGCATCAGTCCAAACATTATATAGGCAACAGCAGTAACGGATGCTTGGATGTTACTGTATTTTGAGGGCGAGTGCGCAGGGAGTGACTGCAGATAAACAGAACCGACGTGAGCGTGCAGAAAGTATGGAGGTGTCAAATTATATGCACAGTCAATCTTACCATTATGTTGTGTAACTCTATCCCTGTCATCCACAGAGTTTCTATTTTAGACTTTTAGCTGAAACATTTGGTAGAGGATGAATTAAAATAGAATCAGAGCTGCAGATTCAAAGTTTAGAGAAATAAAAGTATAATTTCATCTCCTGATAACTGTGCTGTAAATCTAAGTAGCACAATAATGCATGTctattatgatttttttttgtatttatttttttataaaagggTCTGATCATCTTATGTCCTTGgtcacatcacaaaaaaaagaaagaacaaaaaagaaacacaacccAGTAAAACCAGAATCTGGACACTTATTATAATTCTTGATCCTTGTGGTTGTAAATCTTGACTCTATTTGAAGTAGAAGAAAAGTTATTTTCTCAGTTAgctgaacatttgttttttagCAAGAAGTCTTAAAATGGCTTACCTGACGCGTTCCAAAGGCGTccgtttatgtttgtgtgtgcgagtgtgtatatgtatgaGTCCTATGGAAGAGCACTTGTTGTCTTCAGTCTGGCCACACATTGCACATGTTCCTCCATCATCCCTGTACTTGTATCTGGTCTCAAAGCTGGTTCTTTCTTTCATCTGCCCTCGTGCTGgtctcctctccccctctttcctcGCCTCTGTCCTCACTTGCTCTCTGCTGTTCTTCCTCCTGTATCTTACACAAGACCATCGTCTGATCTCCATCATCCATTTGAGTTGCGTGCAGGAACTCAGaatttctgaaatgtgattTGTGCCTGCGGGGGGAAAGTAGACCAAATAATGACACACCCcctacagaggaggaggaagaggagggaggagaaagacacaaagaaataataaacaaaaagctgGACAGCTTGACTGTGTTTCAGCGAACTATGTCtctatctgttttgttttgtttttttcaaactcaGTATGACTGCATGGCAGCAGCTGGTAATACAGGATGCAAGACCAGACGGTTCCTGGACAGAGTATTAGCCTTGATctcaaatatgtgtgtgtgtgtgtgtgtgagagagagatcagAAGCAAATCACAAAAACTTTGTAAAAACTATACGGTCGACACGAGTATGAAACTTTAGATTAACTTGACAAACTAGTCAAACAGCTTCTACTTctctttttatgtgtttgcatctcatttacacacacacacacgcaaacacacaataataGGGCTGTGAATTTGAGGAATGGCCTCTGACGTAAGATGtgaaattaaaaccaaacaatgCAGGAGAAGCCTCAGGGTGCCACCGCTCACAGTGGTCCCTGCTCGCAAGTACAGTctctaggtgtgtgtgtgtgtgtgtttgtggtgagaAAGCATCTAGCTAATTAAATATTTCACCCTTTTTTTTGCCACAAGGGGGCAACCAAGACTGGAGGGATTTTTCTCCCTCATCCACTGAGGCTGATGTGTCAGCCTTTGTTCATTTGTACTGAGGGATAAGAGAACAGTATCagatcagagcagcaga from Echeneis naucrates chromosome 20, fEcheNa1.1, whole genome shotgun sequence includes:
- the LOC115060852 gene encoding uncharacterized protein LOC115060852, whose amino-acid sequence is MMEIRRWSCVRYRRKNSREQVRTEARKEGERRPARGQMKERTSFETRYKYRDDGGTCAMCGQTEDNKCSSIGLIHIHTRTHKHKRTPLERVSRMFGPKGQKTWTCHFFLVIWLLLPAPTAFGFFLGDTKAVLNGCENHWTLQDRAAMPLLFKMTVCVDIRVVAPGPWVAFSYSSVHAPRPELGLEGDDDALYGWLLRVRHRFPLQLSLTHWHRVCLRRDVLHNSFSLEVDGKTVAERTVIAQAIPPSGSLWLGCRPRDRPPGAKLGEVELYLFRMWPDLDNHDLCEDGTVIGWDARYWGVTSPSARQRDPYLLCDRRRLRRHRRASNAAGVPPGQSGRQSPQNQNLPGSQSSHCDLSQLCSDADAYFWILLSAKDTKDAAFLDAVNFTVTCDNVGKLRERICDKLQKPGQVDLVCENYGVCEDSSSNRNHPCKPSMCQSNRHSDNKCFLVVSKSPNQAGKRHPDSCRGKYQNTQTPTASLLCSCIVVLEMSHTRRHTVCDMAAYFPCYGIIIE